From one Amaranthus tricolor cultivar Red isolate AtriRed21 chromosome 17, ASM2621246v1, whole genome shotgun sequence genomic stretch:
- the LOC130803644 gene encoding BEL1-like homeodomain protein 1 produces the protein MASYYNHTHHHHNHNQETNTQIQDQNSNNYHTLILMNPNLTNPYQQFVHIPTSPGPQPNNITLYGYPSHEASDIPRARQGLSLTLSSQNPALGGTHHGLVLGSKYLKATQELLDEVVHVGNDNNSDGLPKKEISDDQKEKMSFGDGGSVQLSTADRQEIQMKKAKLVTMLDEAEQRYRKYNHQMQIVIESFEQAAGLGSAKTYTSLALKTISKQFRCLKDAIQAQIRAANKSLGDHQESSGGKIEGSRLKYIDHQIRQQRALQQLGMIQNPTAWRPQRGLPERSVSVLRAWLFEHFLHPYPKDSDKIMLAKQTGLTRSQVSNWFINARVRLWKPMIEEMYTEELKEQEQNDGISEDKLQERNKENCNNEANPAILDQIYNQDKTHEPKTYKDPNNVSIEGGIPQRSPKRQRNDEVIGYNNGTNNGEMMIKFRNEKQERETETGYALISGGMNFLGGSDELGTYPIGELARFDTEDFSPPPRYLHGNGISLSLGLPPCDNLSITNHTILSQNPNIQFRRANEFGAMQSPPSGHSNAAAFECVDVQNRKGFAAQLLPDFVA, from the exons ATGGCATCATACTATAATCACacccatcatcatcataatcataatcaagaAACAAATACACAAATCCAAGAccaaaattcaaataattatCATACACTAATTCTCATGAACCCAAATTTAACTAATCCTTACCAACAATTTGTCCATATCCCAACTTCACCCGGCCCGCAACCAAATAATATAACCCTGTACGGATACCCATCTCATGAAGCGAGTGACATCCCACGCGCTAGGCAAGGACTCTCCTTAACCTTATCTTCTCAAAACCCCGCCCTAGGTGGGACCCATCACGGTTTAGTTTTGGGATCAAAATACTTGAAGGCTACTCAAGAATTACTTGATGAGGTAGTTCATGTTGGTAATGATAATAATTCTGATGGTTTACCCAAAAAGGAGATTTCTGATGATCAGAAAGAAAAAATGAGTTTTGGTGATGGTGGTAGTGTGCAGCTGAGTACAGCAGATAGACAGGAGATTCAGATGAAGAAAGCTAAACTTGTTACCATGCTGGATGAG GCAGAGCAAAGGTACAGGAAATACAATCATCAAATGCAAATAGTAATAGAATCATTTGAGCAAGCAGCAGGATTAGGATCAGCAAAGACATACACATCACTGGCACTAAAGACAATATCTAAGCAATTCCGGTGTCTAAAAGACGCCATTCAAGCCCAAATCAGAGCAGCTAACAAGAGTTTAGGTGATCATCAAGAATCATCTGGTGGGAAGATTGAAGGGTCTAGATTGAAATACATTGATCATCAGATTAGACAGCAGAGAGCACTCCAACAGCTTGGAATGATTCAAAACCCTACTGCTTGGAGGCCTCAAAGAGGATTACCTGAGAGATCTGTTTCTGTTCTTCGTGCTTGGCTCTTTGAACACTTCTTACACCC GTATCCCAAGGATTCTGACAAGATTATGCTTGCCAAACAAACTGGACTCACTAGAAGTCAG GTATCTAATTGGTTCATAAATGCTCGTGTACGTCTATGGAAGCCAATGATTGAAGAAATGTACACAGAAGAACTGaaggaacaagaacaaaatgaTGGCATATCAGAGGACAAATTACAAGAAAGGAACAAGGAAAACTGCAATAATGAGGCAAATCCAGCCATTTTAGATCAAATTTACAATCAAGACAAAACCCATGAACCTAAAACCTACAAAGATCCAAACAATGTTTCAATAGAAGGTGGGATTCCCCAAAGAAGCCCCAAAAGACAAAGAAATGATGAAGTTATTGGGTATAACAATGGGACTAATAATGGAGAAATGATGATAAAATTTAGGAATGAGAAGCAAGAAAGGGAGACTGAAACTGGGTATGCCCTTATTTCAGGGGGTATGAACTTTTTAGGGGGTAGTGATGAATTGGGAACATACCCAATTGGAGAATTAGCTAGGTTTGATACAGAGGATTTTAGTCCACCACCAAGATACCTTCATGGGAATGGTATTTCCCTTTCATTAGGACTACCTCCTTGTGATAATCTTTCCATTACAAATCACACAATTCTATCCCAAAATCCGAACATTCAGTTTCGACGAGCGAATGAATTTGGTGCAATGCAAAGCCCTCCTTCTGGACACTCGAACGCAGCTGCGTTCGAGTGTGTTGATGTGCAAAACCGGAAAGGGTTTGCTGCTCAGTTGCTACCTGACTTTGTAGCTTAA